In the genome of Myxococcus stipitatus, one region contains:
- a CDS encoding tetratricopeptide repeat protein, whose translation MSKSCLWGKCLAVIVCVFVVLPPLAHGAEGVVQRELTEAIRLYEDLEYELALERLKRARSLPHDASEAISMSLLRGIILADMGRWDAARKDFQDALQRQLDVQLPLSVSPKVTREFEAQREKVRGALADEHKDSPSGGVGPQDAKLAREVRPELIPPPKKEGAPEPWAPESVGGVAGNASEGIRIAGRRVPVASWVLLGVGVAASGTGTVFGLSSRSQLDDARSAASDEDLEAHHSRAQGSARTANLFFGAATAAVVGAVATWLFVGTAASPATVGGAP comes from the coding sequence ATGTCCAAGTCATGCCTGTGGGGGAAGTGCCTTGCGGTCATCGTTTGCGTGTTCGTGGTCCTGCCGCCACTCGCGCACGGTGCCGAAGGAGTCGTTCAGCGAGAGCTCACCGAGGCCATCCGGCTCTACGAGGACCTCGAGTATGAGCTTGCGCTGGAGCGACTGAAGCGCGCGAGAAGCCTGCCGCACGACGCGAGTGAGGCGATCTCCATGTCGCTGCTTCGCGGCATCATCCTGGCGGACATGGGTCGGTGGGACGCTGCGCGCAAGGACTTCCAGGACGCCCTTCAGCGCCAGTTGGACGTTCAGCTCCCGTTGAGTGTATCGCCCAAGGTCACGCGCGAATTCGAAGCGCAGCGTGAGAAGGTGCGCGGGGCGTTGGCGGATGAGCACAAGGACTCGCCCTCAGGCGGTGTGGGCCCACAGGATGCAAAGCTCGCGAGGGAAGTTCGCCCCGAGTTGATTCCTCCTCCCAAGAAGGAGGGTGCCCCTGAACCGTGGGCACCGGAGTCTGTGGGGGGTGTAGCGGGGAACGCCTCGGAGGGGATCCGGATTGCAGGGCGTCGTGTGCCTGTGGCGAGCTGGGTCCTGTTGGGCGTGGGAGTCGCCGCGAGTGGGACGGGGACGGTGTTTGGTCTGTCGTCGAGGAGCCAACTCGATGACGCACGGTCCGCTGCTAGTGATGAGGACTTGGAGGCCCATCATTCACGAGCGCAGGGGAGCGCTCGGACGGCGAACCTCTTCTTTGGTGCCGCGACAGCGGCAGTCGTGGGAGCGGTGGCGACATGGCTCTTCGTGGGCACTGCTGCGTCTCCGGCCACTGTGGGAGGGGCGCCATGA
- a CDS encoding putative metal-binding motif-containing protein, translating into MGTWLLLGCSVPSLDDVRAESRGFSIEVHYTPSFKTGCIEFQAQDEANAANVSAPMFLAGEALRYREPPMRLGLLRGWDDLPHDVRISERGMERWGSKIRVMVTAFEHDCEGKAVDRAELVVDVSGGRRKPSQSMVLMTPDADGDGYVARGEGNKGGTDCDDTGPNAAKRSPGNLEVCDEVDNDCDEAVDEGFDKVWYADKDDDGAVHEGDTKVQCTMPEKYIRLPQGKPFDCDDADKDNTPGKPEVCDDRDNNCVAGADEGFADKGKACNNDVCLGVNVCNLETMTLMCSAQPPQLYFPDMDRDGDGDWGAAATKLCPGEKSPAGYVENRHTDCDEADPTTFGGAAELCDAIDNNCANGIADESALCGGTLKQLTDYYVTSNSRDWNTVSTKEGGYPVWIAGNGGKLAVKREANKRFESYSFGDFSSPVPGDGSLPVNPNNCGNHDWTASWVDSQGRVFLGARNGRIALHNGASDHTCDAATTPTTAAITGIVGFETDGLTRYLYLTDISGRLLKWTLGGSPPVEILNTAGGSVELHGLHALREELLLSVGGATNSNQNRVRSYNGVTGGGTATTHTATSDDPYALAKAVWIGEENKACAVGDSGLVWRWAGGTTWDRVPVPAPNATSDFTSVVMRYDRANPQRPGNEQCYMVDARMTGRLRRLTKFGWAKEPVMPSTAEVALKDLALTSTPTGIEFWIVGENGRVIHYPEP; encoded by the coding sequence ATGGGCACCTGGCTGCTGTTGGGTTGCTCAGTCCCGAGCCTTGATGACGTGAGAGCGGAGAGTCGGGGCTTCTCCATCGAGGTCCATTACACGCCGAGCTTCAAGACGGGCTGCATCGAGTTCCAAGCCCAGGATGAGGCCAACGCGGCGAATGTCAGTGCACCGATGTTCCTTGCGGGTGAGGCGCTCAGATACAGGGAGCCACCGATGAGGTTGGGGCTCCTTCGGGGGTGGGATGATCTTCCGCACGACGTGCGCATCTCCGAGCGAGGAATGGAGCGGTGGGGCTCGAAGATCAGGGTGATGGTCACCGCATTCGAGCATGACTGCGAAGGCAAGGCGGTTGACCGGGCGGAGTTGGTCGTCGACGTGTCAGGCGGGAGGCGCAAGCCTTCGCAGTCGATGGTCCTCATGACGCCGGATGCGGACGGGGATGGGTATGTCGCCAGGGGAGAGGGGAACAAGGGCGGTACGGATTGTGATGACACCGGCCCGAATGCGGCGAAGCGGTCTCCGGGCAACCTTGAGGTGTGCGACGAGGTCGACAACGACTGTGACGAAGCCGTGGACGAGGGCTTCGACAAAGTTTGGTACGCAGACAAGGACGACGATGGGGCGGTGCACGAGGGGGACACCAAGGTCCAGTGCACGATGCCAGAGAAGTACATTCGTTTGCCCCAGGGCAAACCCTTCGACTGCGATGATGCGGATAAGGACAACACCCCCGGAAAGCCCGAGGTCTGCGACGACAGGGACAATAACTGTGTCGCCGGTGCCGATGAGGGCTTCGCTGATAAGGGCAAGGCTTGTAATAATGACGTGTGCCTGGGGGTGAATGTTTGCAATCTTGAGACAATGACACTGATGTGCAGCGCGCAGCCGCCGCAGCTGTACTTCCCGGATATGGACAGGGACGGGGATGGCGACTGGGGGGCGGCAGCGACGAAGCTGTGCCCGGGCGAGAAGAGTCCTGCCGGTTATGTGGAGAATCGGCACACGGACTGTGACGAGGCAGACCCGACGACGTTTGGAGGGGCAGCGGAGCTGTGCGATGCCATCGACAACAACTGCGCCAACGGGATTGCGGACGAGTCGGCCTTGTGCGGTGGCACGCTGAAGCAACTGACGGACTACTATGTAACGTCGAATAGTCGTGACTGGAACACGGTGTCGACGAAGGAAGGGGGGTATCCCGTATGGATTGCGGGGAACGGCGGCAAGCTGGCGGTAAAGCGAGAGGCCAATAAGAGGTTTGAAAGCTACAGCTTTGGAGATTTTTCGTCTCCGGTCCCTGGTGACGGGAGTCTTCCCGTCAACCCGAACAACTGTGGCAACCATGATTGGACGGCCTCGTGGGTGGACTCGCAAGGGCGAGTCTTCCTCGGAGCACGAAATGGGCGGATTGCTCTGCACAATGGTGCCTCGGACCACACTTGTGATGCAGCAACTACGCCTACCACGGCCGCTATTACAGGCATTGTGGGCTTCGAGACGGATGGGCTGACGCGATATCTCTATCTGACGGACATTTCTGGGCGGCTCCTCAAGTGGACGTTGGGTGGCAGTCCGCCGGTGGAGATTCTGAATACCGCTGGAGGAAGTGTTGAGCTCCACGGCCTTCATGCCTTGCGAGAGGAGCTCCTCCTCTCGGTGGGTGGTGCGACGAACAGCAATCAGAACAGAGTCCGGTCCTACAATGGAGTGACGGGTGGAGGCACTGCCACGACCCATACAGCCACTTCCGACGATCCGTACGCCCTCGCGAAGGCTGTGTGGATTGGGGAGGAGAACAAGGCGTGTGCGGTCGGAGATTCTGGGCTTGTGTGGCGTTGGGCTGGCGGGACGACATGGGACAGGGTGCCCGTGCCCGCGCCGAATGCGACCTCGGACTTCACCAGCGTGGTGATGAGGTATGACCGGGCGAACCCGCAGCGCCCGGGGAACGAGCAGTGCTACATGGTGGATGCGCGCATGACCGGGAGGCTGCGGCGGTTGACGAAGTTCGGGTGGGCCAAGGAGCCGGTGATGCCGAGCACAGCGGAGGTGGCGCTGAAGGACCTTGCGCTGACCTCAACCCCAACAGGGATTGAGTTCTGGATCGTCGGGGAGAACGGTCGCGTCATCCATTATCCCGAACCATAG
- a CDS encoding putative metal-binding motif-containing protein yields the protein MEALERERRLSVAIDYPSSFKKGCFRLVIWDGNDRSFREEQTFSDLALRAPPFTWDFFRTGTLVQGGRLTVTAHEQSCDGAIVDTQEIEFGAGPSDGLRVGLDIPDADADGFVPVAHGGTDCDDTPGVGAAAYPGHEELCDSLDNDCDGTRNEGFPTAYRDLDGDGDGDAAHAECVTNPLPSTGYVANSRDCDDVDPDVRPHGLEVCDAIDNNCDGFVDEGCQGSLKEVTHHHLKDTRGELKWRTVSQGPSGYPVWIAGRGGALVVRKSATSKFESFSYNPSPTPPQDGSPPASANHCGNHHWLSSWVDPRGYVFLGGEAGAVAVHDGATCLFSEALPEGDDVTGVSGQKRNDIIEVHLVTSSGRLFSWEKFTPASPKLPYVDHPQGSSPTSSYAGIHVFGESQLLLAASSLEVPSLQRIVGFLQDHDTPRIFSLSPDARQGRVTAIWASSLASAFAVGEQGTVWRGSDTSTWTLLPPTPEVATLNFSSVAGLPTGQAYVVDSGAKGALRRLTRLGWAAQPRLPVTDRPLHDVSVSSERDFWVVGDDRVFHYPEP from the coding sequence ATGGAGGCGCTTGAGCGAGAGCGGCGCCTGTCTGTCGCCATCGACTACCCCTCCAGCTTCAAGAAGGGGTGCTTTCGCCTGGTGATCTGGGACGGCAACGACCGTTCGTTTCGCGAAGAGCAGACGTTCTCCGACCTCGCGCTCCGTGCCCCTCCCTTCACCTGGGACTTCTTTCGCACCGGGACGCTGGTCCAAGGGGGCCGACTCACCGTGACCGCACACGAGCAGTCCTGCGACGGAGCAATCGTCGACACCCAGGAGATCGAGTTCGGGGCTGGCCCGAGTGACGGGCTGCGGGTCGGCCTGGATATCCCCGATGCGGATGCCGATGGTTTTGTTCCCGTCGCACATGGAGGCACGGACTGTGACGACACCCCCGGAGTCGGCGCAGCCGCCTATCCCGGGCATGAAGAACTCTGCGACTCCCTCGACAACGACTGCGATGGGACTCGCAACGAGGGCTTTCCCACCGCCTATCGTGACCTCGATGGGGACGGAGATGGAGATGCCGCCCACGCTGAGTGCGTCACCAACCCCCTTCCCTCGACGGGCTATGTGGCGAACAGCCGGGACTGCGATGACGTGGACCCTGATGTCCGCCCCCATGGATTGGAGGTCTGCGACGCCATCGACAACAACTGCGATGGCTTCGTGGACGAGGGCTGCCAAGGCTCACTGAAGGAGGTCACTCACCACCACCTCAAGGACACGCGAGGCGAGCTGAAGTGGCGAACGGTCTCCCAGGGGCCGAGTGGCTATCCCGTCTGGATTGCAGGCCGCGGTGGCGCGCTGGTGGTGCGGAAGAGCGCGACGTCGAAGTTCGAGAGCTTCAGCTACAATCCGTCCCCCACTCCGCCGCAGGATGGAAGTCCTCCCGCCAGCGCGAACCACTGTGGCAATCACCATTGGCTGTCCTCCTGGGTGGACCCCAGGGGATATGTGTTTCTGGGTGGCGAAGCGGGAGCCGTTGCAGTCCATGATGGGGCGACATGCCTGTTCAGCGAAGCCCTGCCCGAAGGAGATGACGTGACGGGCGTTTCCGGACAGAAGCGCAACGACATCATCGAGGTTCACTTGGTGACGTCCTCGGGGCGCCTGTTCTCCTGGGAGAAATTCACCCCCGCGAGTCCCAAGCTCCCCTATGTGGACCATCCGCAGGGCTCCTCTCCCACCTCTTCGTATGCAGGTATCCATGTCTTCGGGGAGTCCCAGCTGTTGCTGGCCGCGAGCTCGCTGGAGGTGCCATCTCTACAACGCATCGTGGGATTTCTTCAGGACCACGACACCCCACGCATCTTCTCGTTGAGTCCCGATGCCAGGCAGGGCCGCGTGACCGCCATCTGGGCAAGCTCGCTCGCCTCGGCGTTCGCTGTGGGGGAGCAGGGGACTGTGTGGCGCGGGTCGGATACCTCGACCTGGACTCTGCTGCCGCCGACTCCAGAGGTCGCGACCCTCAACTTCAGCAGTGTCGCGGGACTGCCCACCGGACAGGCCTATGTCGTCGACAGCGGCGCGAAGGGTGCCCTGCGCCGGCTCACGCGTCTGGGCTGGGCCGCCCAGCCTCGACTGCCCGTCACTGACAGGCCTCTGCATGATGTCTCGGTGAGCTCGGAAAGAGACTTCTGGGTCGTCGGCGACGACCGCGTCTTCCACTACCCGGAGCCGTGA
- a CDS encoding putative metal-binding motif-containing protein — MNRWRSLAVTWLWMQGGCSVPSLEELRSDRSSTVELHYIPSFKTGCIVMRAQDEASPANTLEANPIQGDALRERSSPLTVGVLRHEGEHAPFDMAIVSRKGWGPRIKVTLIALERDCEGQEVDRAEISTTPGGQYSVSLITPDEDGDGYVARRGERGGTDCEDIGPNAARRYPGNVEVCDDIDNNCSGAADEALAMWVLYRDVDGDGVGGAETTQRCGQVAGYSTRGGDCDDGNRLIGPDAPEACDGIDNNCAAGIDEGFDMAWYRDADGDGAVDEAALVVQCQQPAGYIHRPPNLAFDCRDDQPFNTPGRVEACDDLDNNYDTRVDEGLLVESLYRDVDGDGVGQGAAVQRCLPAMGFSRQSGDCDDNNAAVAPGIPELCDEVDNNCVAGADEGFDKAWYRDADGDGAVDGNTLMVQCQQLAGFIHRPPNLGFDCHDDQPFNTPGKTEVCDNRDNDCDGAADNGVAGKGDACTTQGCSGTLVCNLVTETLVCGAKPPRLYYPDADRDGDGNPSAPAVEVCEGQAIPHQYADGRHSDCDEADPATFSGAPELCDSIDNNCRDGVDEGAACHGSLKWVTDFHLSSANQQWKTVSMRAGGYPVWIAGTGGKLVVKKGPGRKFESFSYGDPHNPAPPDGSPPRYSKTCGNHDWTASWVDSQGRVFLGGREGWIALHNGDPNLDCGPGATPPQPGFAWSHDITGMVGFEVGTQTYIYISDAGGRLIRWTLGGAPPFTILVEPSAGTFRHTGLHGLREEFLLASGGTVGVPSERVRGFNVVSKGGATITTQLATGGAGTITRQRCGWAPGPRRVPRETRGVSGVGMGCTPGLGVRFPCRMGLSTSPAW; from the coding sequence ATGAATCGTTGGAGGAGTCTGGCCGTCACGTGGCTGTGGATGCAGGGGGGCTGTTCCGTGCCGAGCCTCGAGGAACTCCGCTCGGACCGGAGCTCCACCGTCGAGCTCCACTACATCCCGAGCTTCAAGACAGGCTGCATCGTGATGCGTGCCCAGGATGAAGCCAGCCCCGCGAACACCCTGGAGGCGAATCCCATCCAGGGCGACGCCCTCCGCGAGCGGTCGTCACCGCTGACGGTGGGGGTCCTCCGCCACGAAGGGGAGCACGCGCCATTCGATATGGCCATCGTCTCGCGGAAGGGCTGGGGCCCGAGAATCAAGGTGACCCTCATCGCCCTCGAGCGAGACTGTGAGGGGCAGGAAGTGGACCGCGCGGAGATCTCCACCACACCCGGTGGTCAGTACTCGGTGAGCCTCATCACTCCTGATGAGGACGGAGACGGGTATGTCGCCCGGAGGGGTGAACGGGGGGGAACGGACTGTGAGGACATTGGCCCGAATGCGGCCAGGCGGTACCCGGGCAATGTCGAGGTGTGCGACGACATCGACAACAACTGTTCGGGGGCCGCGGACGAAGCGCTGGCGATGTGGGTGCTCTATCGGGATGTGGATGGAGATGGGGTCGGTGGTGCTGAGACGACCCAGCGCTGTGGGCAGGTGGCTGGTTATTCGACCCGGGGCGGGGACTGCGATGACGGGAACCGGCTGATAGGTCCCGACGCACCAGAGGCCTGTGACGGCATCGACAACAACTGCGCCGCTGGAATCGACGAGGGCTTCGACATGGCCTGGTACCGGGATGCCGACGGGGACGGCGCCGTGGATGAGGCCGCGCTCGTGGTCCAGTGCCAGCAGCCCGCCGGATACATCCACCGCCCTCCGAACCTGGCCTTCGACTGCCGTGACGACCAGCCGTTCAACACGCCGGGGAGGGTCGAGGCCTGTGACGACCTCGACAACAACTATGACACGAGGGTGGACGAGGGGCTACTCGTGGAGTCCCTCTACCGGGATGTGGACGGCGATGGCGTGGGGCAGGGGGCCGCTGTCCAGCGCTGCCTGCCCGCGATGGGATTTTCGAGGCAGAGCGGAGACTGCGACGACAACAACGCGGCGGTGGCTCCGGGGATACCGGAGCTCTGCGACGAGGTCGACAACAACTGCGTCGCCGGGGCGGACGAGGGCTTCGACAAGGCCTGGTACCGGGATGCGGATGGGGACGGAGCGGTGGATGGGAACACGCTCATGGTCCAGTGTCAGCAGCTCGCCGGCTTCATCCATCGTCCTCCGAACCTGGGCTTCGACTGCCATGACGACCAGCCGTTCAATACTCCCGGGAAGACCGAGGTCTGCGACAACAGGGACAATGACTGCGACGGCGCCGCGGACAATGGGGTGGCGGGGAAGGGGGACGCGTGCACCACCCAGGGATGCTCGGGAACCTTGGTCTGCAACCTGGTGACGGAGACGCTGGTGTGCGGCGCGAAGCCTCCGAGGCTGTACTACCCGGATGCCGACCGGGATGGAGATGGGAATCCGAGCGCGCCCGCGGTGGAGGTCTGCGAAGGCCAGGCGATTCCGCACCAGTACGCGGACGGTCGGCACTCAGACTGTGATGAGGCGGACCCCGCGACATTCTCGGGCGCGCCGGAGTTGTGTGACTCCATCGACAACAACTGTCGGGACGGCGTGGACGAAGGAGCGGCATGTCATGGCTCGCTCAAGTGGGTGACGGACTTCCACCTGTCCTCCGCGAACCAGCAGTGGAAGACGGTGTCGATGAGAGCGGGGGGATATCCGGTGTGGATTGCGGGGACCGGAGGAAAGTTGGTGGTGAAGAAGGGGCCCGGGCGGAAGTTCGAGAGCTTCAGCTATGGAGACCCTCACAATCCGGCACCGCCCGACGGAAGCCCTCCTCGCTACTCGAAGACCTGCGGCAACCACGATTGGACGGCCTCCTGGGTCGACTCGCAGGGCCGAGTGTTCCTCGGAGGGCGGGAGGGCTGGATTGCCTTGCACAACGGAGATCCAAACCTGGACTGCGGGCCTGGCGCGACGCCTCCTCAGCCCGGCTTCGCCTGGTCCCACGACATCACGGGGATGGTGGGGTTCGAGGTGGGGACTCAGACGTACATCTACATCTCGGATGCAGGTGGCCGGCTCATCCGGTGGACGCTGGGAGGGGCTCCTCCCTTCACCATCTTGGTAGAGCCTTCCGCGGGGACCTTCCGCCATACCGGCCTCCATGGGTTGCGGGAGGAGTTCCTGCTCGCGTCGGGCGGCACCGTGGGGGTTCCGAGCGAGAGGGTTCGTGGCTTCAACGTGGTCTCGAAGGGAGGCGCGACCATCACGACTCAGCTTGCCACCGGGGGAGCCGGAACGATTACACGACAGCGGTGTGGATGGGCGCCGGGACCAAGGCGTGTGCCGCGGGAGACGAGGGGAGTGTCTGGCGTTGGAATGGGGTGTACACCTGGGCTCGGAGTCAGGTTCCCCTGCAGGATGGGATTGTCGACTTCACCAGCGTGGTGA
- a CDS encoding putative metal-binding motif-containing protein, with product MNRWGPWGIAGVLVLGGCSVPSLDELRAEGPGLAVEVNYTRSFKTGCIVMRVSDEANAANTSSPVMIDGSRLGAMSPPIRLGLLRAPGEKPFDVVLASEEMRNWGPTFHLTVSAYERDCGGKEVDRAELVVDMSGKGRKPSQSMSLITPDEDGDGYVATLADGRGGTDCNDKVDDPSAVKMFPGNPEVCDDVDNNCDSVVDEPFAQKGAACSADVCGGTFVCSPETKGVVCSALSPKLFYRDVDADGEGGIHEVALKVCQGETVPPGYVESAATDCDDADPSTNRRATESCDAIDNNCNGGVDEGLSACGGTLKQVTDYHLSSANQGWMTVSMGLSGYPVWIAGTGGKLAVRMAPSEKFRSFSFNDPTTTPPDGSPPVSAKNCGDHDWTVSWVDSEGRVFLGAKGGWFALHNGVPNLDCLPGITPPRSGSGSPFDITGIVGFEAESERFIYFTDAGGRLIRWKVGTAPVVLDDLGATEGLSFHGLHGLSEDFLLAGGGSSPVGPEIVRFEASPGATPPSHDHFSLLSNPGTGSIRAVWMGKERLGCVVGDGGGAWRQDKAAVLVWSRAPAVPGGPVNFTSVVMRYDQSNPQSLANEQCYMVDSSSSGRLRRWTPHGWAKEVPLPSAANVPLRDLAMNPTGSEFWIVGDQGRVFHYPEP from the coding sequence ATGAACCGCTGGGGACCATGGGGCATCGCGGGAGTGCTGGTGCTCGGGGGATGTTCTGTTCCAAGCCTCGATGAACTCAGGGCAGAGGGCCCGGGCCTCGCCGTCGAGGTCAACTACACGCGGAGCTTCAAGACGGGCTGCATCGTGATGCGTGTCTCCGATGAAGCCAATGCCGCGAATACCAGTTCTCCGGTGATGATTGATGGCAGCCGCCTCGGCGCCATGTCTCCACCGATAAGACTGGGGCTTCTCCGGGCTCCGGGAGAGAAGCCTTTCGATGTGGTCCTTGCCTCGGAAGAAATGAGGAACTGGGGGCCCACGTTCCACCTGACCGTCAGTGCGTACGAGCGGGATTGTGGAGGCAAGGAGGTCGACCGGGCGGAGTTGGTTGTCGACATGTCGGGCAAGGGACGGAAGCCCTCGCAGTCGATGTCGCTCATCACACCGGATGAAGACGGAGATGGGTATGTCGCCACGCTCGCTGACGGCAGAGGCGGTACGGATTGCAATGACAAGGTCGATGACCCCTCCGCGGTGAAGATGTTCCCGGGCAACCCCGAGGTTTGTGACGACGTCGACAACAACTGTGACTCAGTGGTGGATGAGCCGTTCGCGCAGAAGGGTGCTGCGTGTTCCGCTGATGTATGTGGTGGGACGTTCGTCTGCAGCCCCGAGACGAAGGGGGTCGTGTGCAGCGCGCTGTCTCCGAAGCTGTTCTACCGGGACGTGGATGCGGACGGCGAAGGGGGCATCCATGAAGTGGCGCTCAAGGTCTGCCAAGGAGAAACGGTCCCTCCCGGCTATGTGGAGAGCGCGGCGACGGACTGCGATGACGCGGACCCTTCGACGAATCGACGAGCGACCGAGTCGTGCGACGCCATCGACAACAACTGCAATGGGGGCGTGGACGAGGGCCTGTCGGCGTGCGGTGGCACGTTGAAGCAAGTGACGGACTATCACCTGTCGTCAGCAAACCAGGGGTGGATGACCGTTTCGATGGGGTTGAGCGGGTATCCGGTGTGGATTGCGGGGACGGGCGGAAAGCTGGCGGTGCGGATGGCTCCCTCCGAGAAGTTCAGGAGCTTCAGCTTCAACGACCCGACCACGACACCGCCGGATGGAAGTCCTCCTGTCTCCGCGAAGAACTGCGGCGATCACGACTGGACCGTCTCCTGGGTGGACTCGGAGGGCCGCGTGTTTCTCGGGGCGAAGGGCGGGTGGTTTGCCCTGCACAACGGCGTCCCAAACCTCGACTGCTTGCCAGGCATTACGCCACCGAGGTCAGGTTCCGGCAGTCCTTTCGACATCACAGGAATTGTGGGGTTCGAGGCGGAGAGCGAGAGGTTCATCTACTTCACGGACGCAGGTGGCAGGCTCATTCGCTGGAAGGTCGGTACAGCCCCCGTTGTGTTGGATGACCTCGGCGCGACGGAGGGCTTGAGCTTCCACGGCCTCCACGGGTTGAGCGAAGACTTCCTGCTGGCGGGCGGTGGGAGTTCACCAGTAGGCCCGGAGATTGTGCGTTTTGAGGCGTCCCCAGGGGCGACGCCACCTTCTCACGACCACTTCTCTCTGCTCTCCAATCCCGGAACCGGTTCCATCAGGGCCGTGTGGATGGGGAAGGAAAGGCTCGGGTGTGTGGTGGGAGACGGGGGCGGGGCGTGGCGTCAGGACAAAGCGGCCGTGCTGGTATGGTCTCGGGCGCCCGCCGTACCCGGAGGCCCCGTCAACTTCACCAGCGTGGTCATGCGCTATGACCAGTCCAACCCACAGAGTCTCGCGAATGAGCAGTGCTACATGGTGGACTCGAGCTCGAGCGGAAGACTGCGACGGTGGACACCGCATGGCTGGGCGAAGGAAGTGCCCCTGCCGTCCGCGGCGAATGTGCCGCTGAGAGACCTCGCGATGAACCCCACCGGAAGTGAGTTCTGGATCGTCGGAGACCAGGGCCGCGTCTTCCACTACCCGGAGCCGTGA
- a CDS encoding chloride channel protein, translating to MRWAGSARVLAQWLVLGAVVGGVCGVASAGFLWLLEEATRLRGSHPTFVYALPLAGWVLGAVYARWGGPVKGGNNLVLDTVHTGDAQVPLRMAPMVLVGTVLTHLFGGSAGREGTAVQMGGSLADWIAHRFRVGPDLRRELLAAGIAGGFGSVFGTPVAGVVFGLEVVVVGRLGYEALLPALVASVVGDLVTRGLGIHHTVYPVPGALPLTVPVVGKWLVFAVGVAAVAVLFVEGMHRLKAVLERRVPGLPLRMAMGGTAVVLLWLWVGTDAYLGLGVPGILRAFQDPALPVSAFAWKLVFTVVTLGAGFLGGEVTPLFFMGASLGNVLARGLGLPVDLGAAVGMAAMFAAAANTPLALSIMAVELVGAGVLPHVMIVATVAYLLTGHRGIYPAQRIGRGKHGGPLLARWVALREMEEARENPGPRGSAGPENHGSG from the coding sequence GTGCGGTGGGCGGGGAGTGCGCGGGTGTTGGCGCAGTGGCTGGTGTTGGGGGCGGTGGTGGGGGGGGTGTGTGGCGTGGCGTCCGCGGGGTTCTTGTGGCTGCTGGAGGAGGCGACGCGGCTGAGGGGGAGCCATCCGACGTTCGTGTACGCGCTGCCCTTGGCGGGGTGGGTGTTGGGGGCGGTGTACGCGCGGTGGGGGGGGCCGGTGAAGGGGGGCAACAACCTGGTGCTCGACACGGTGCACACGGGGGATGCGCAGGTGCCGTTGCGGATGGCGCCGATGGTGTTGGTGGGGACGGTGCTGACGCACCTGTTTGGCGGCAGTGCGGGGCGGGAGGGGACGGCGGTGCAGATGGGTGGGAGCCTGGCGGACTGGATTGCGCACCGGTTCCGGGTGGGGCCGGACTTGAGGCGGGAGCTGTTGGCGGCGGGAATCGCGGGAGGGTTCGGCTCGGTGTTCGGGACGCCGGTGGCGGGGGTGGTGTTCGGGTTGGAGGTCGTGGTGGTGGGGCGGCTGGGGTACGAGGCGCTCTTGCCGGCGCTGGTGGCGTCGGTGGTGGGGGATTTGGTGACGCGGGGGTTGGGGATTCACCACACGGTGTATCCGGTGCCGGGGGCGTTGCCGTTGACGGTGCCGGTGGTGGGGAAGTGGTTGGTGTTCGCGGTGGGGGTGGCGGCGGTGGCGGTGCTGTTCGTGGAGGGGATGCACCGGCTGAAGGCGGTGTTGGAGCGGCGGGTGCCGGGGTTGCCGTTGCGGATGGCGATGGGTGGCACGGCGGTGGTGCTGTTGTGGCTGTGGGTGGGGACGGACGCGTATCTGGGGTTGGGGGTGCCGGGGATATTGCGAGCGTTCCAGGACCCGGCGCTGCCGGTGTCGGCGTTCGCGTGGAAGCTGGTGTTCACGGTGGTGACGTTGGGAGCGGGGTTCCTCGGGGGTGAGGTGACGCCGCTGTTCTTCATGGGCGCGAGCCTGGGGAACGTGCTGGCGAGGGGGCTCGGGCTGCCGGTGGACCTGGGGGCCGCGGTGGGGATGGCGGCGATGTTCGCGGCGGCGGCGAATACGCCGCTCGCGCTGTCCATCATGGCGGTGGAGCTGGTGGGCGCGGGGGTGCTCCCGCACGTGATGATTGTGGCGACGGTGGCGTATCTGCTGACGGGGCACCGGGGGATTTATCCGGCGCAACGGATTGGGCGCGGCAAGCACGGTGGGCCGCTGCTCGCGCGGTGGGTGGCGCTGCGGGAGATGGAGGAGGCCCGGGAGAATCCCGGGCCCCGTGGGTCAGCGGGGCCGGAGAATCACGGCTCCGGGTAG